One Niabella beijingensis DNA window includes the following coding sequences:
- a CDS encoding Gfo/Idh/MocA family protein, which translates to MSNSRRTFIRQAALATTGTYLASMGWSAKSYGNILGANDRVRVGIVGFSDRFRSSLFPSFLNHYKKLNFDITGVSDLWSYRRNLGTEFLQEKLGHPVKGYRNNEELYSAKDVDAVIISTADFQHALCAIEAVSARCDAYVEKPFAETMEDNRAALKAINASKQIIQIGSQRRSGTNYKAAEEFIRSGKFGDINMVELTWNVNQPGRWRRPELVAKLKQEDTDWKRFLMNRPYEDWDPRKYLEYRLFWPYSSGAFGQWMSHQIDTVHWFSGLKHPRSVTANGGIYQWKDGRRNWDTTTAVFDYGPEEDPSKGFQVVFMSRMTNGDERPAEVYYSNGGELNLITNKVSPRGGLEEKFAQPMGMKANLLPEFSLTEKAEKVETSANTGADPLTSSHMLNWMECVRSRKQTHAPAEAGYMHSVANIMATAAARTGMKATFDASTQEVMAGGKVFKY; encoded by the coding sequence ATGTCCAATTCAAGAAGAACCTTTATCCGCCAGGCCGCATTGGCCACTACCGGTACATACCTGGCCTCCATGGGATGGTCTGCAAAAAGCTACGGTAACATCCTTGGTGCGAACGACCGGGTACGTGTAGGAATCGTAGGATTCTCCGACCGGTTCCGCAGTTCCCTCTTCCCTTCTTTTTTAAATCATTACAAGAAACTGAACTTCGATATTACCGGAGTATCCGATCTGTGGAGTTACCGCCGTAACCTCGGTACTGAATTCCTGCAGGAGAAACTGGGGCATCCTGTAAAAGGATACCGCAATAATGAGGAGCTGTATTCCGCCAAAGATGTGGATGCGGTTATCATCAGCACGGCCGACTTCCAGCATGCGCTCTGCGCCATTGAAGCGGTAAGTGCCCGCTGCGACGCTTACGTGGAAAAGCCTTTTGCTGAAACCATGGAAGACAACCGGGCAGCATTAAAAGCGATCAACGCATCAAAACAGATCATTCAGATCGGTTCCCAACGCCGCAGCGGTACCAATTACAAGGCCGCTGAGGAATTTATACGGTCGGGAAAATTCGGGGATATCAACATGGTGGAGCTCACCTGGAATGTGAACCAGCCCGGGCGCTGGCGCCGGCCGGAACTGGTTGCCAAATTAAAACAGGAAGATACGGACTGGAAGCGGTTCCTGATGAACCGCCCTTATGAAGACTGGGATCCCCGCAAATACCTGGAGTATCGCCTGTTCTGGCCTTATTCCTCCGGTGCCTTCGGTCAGTGGATGAGTCACCAGATCGACACCGTGCACTGGTTCAGCGGACTGAAGCATCCCCGCAGTGTAACCGCCAACGGCGGCATTTATCAATGGAAGGATGGCCGCCGGAACTGGGACACCACTACAGCAGTGTTTGATTATGGTCCGGAAGAGGATCCTTCAAAAGGATTCCAGGTAGTATTTATGTCGCGCATGACCAACGGCGATGAACGGCCGGCAGAAGTTTACTACTCCAACGGCGGTGAGCTAAACCTGATCACCAATAAGGTTTCGCCCAGGGGCGGACTGGAAGAAAAATTTGCCCAACCCATGGGCATGAAGGCCAACCTGTTGCCGGAATTTTCACTGACCGAAAAGGCAGAAAAAGTGGAAACATCGGCCAACACCGGTGCCGATCCGCTTACCAGCAGTCATATGCTCAACTGGATGGAATGCGTACGCAGCCGCAAGCAGACGCATGCACCTGCCGAAGCGGGTTATATGCATTCGGTGGCCAATATCATGGCCACGGCAGCAGCCCGTACAGGCATGAAGGCTACTTTTGATGCCAGTACCCAGGAAGTAATGGCAGGTGGAAAAGTGTTTAAATATTAA
- a CDS encoding cell division protein ZapA: MSQEENLIPANIMIADRHFRIRVEPADEETVRHSIKIINDKVMEFKKTFPGKDMQDYVSMVLIWFATEFKAEAASSMDSDVIMDKLNQLEAILDSELQG, from the coding sequence ATGTCACAGGAAGAAAATCTGATCCCCGCTAATATTATGATCGCCGACCGGCACTTCCGCATCCGGGTGGAGCCTGCCGATGAAGAGACGGTCCGTCATTCTATCAAGATCATCAATGATAAAGTGATGGAATTTAAAAAGACATTCCCCGGAAAAGACATGCAGGATTATGTATCCATGGTGCTGATCTGGTTTGCCACGGAATTCAAGGCCGAAGCGGCCTCCTCTATGGATTCCGATGTGATCATGGATAAACTGAACCAGCTCGAAGCGATCCTCGACAGCGAGCTGCAGGGGTAA
- a CDS encoding MgtC/SapB family protein gives MMTDVFEMTDLYKALLALLAGLILGLERELKDKAAGLKTISVICLGSALFSILSLKITGPYADGARIASYVVSGIGFLGAGVIFKDGINVSGLTTASVIWMAAAVGMSIGFGKIYLAAIFLGTCLLIVYTGRYLNLALFSGKTSRTLRIVLLHNNTAIKDEIIRQLKPYISRLEQVKLESFPEKMVVSLNLMIPTKKLAQLEAYLVSEHRIESFEL, from the coding sequence ATGATGACGGATGTTTTTGAAATGACCGATCTGTACAAGGCCCTGCTGGCATTGCTGGCAGGACTTATCCTTGGACTTGAACGGGAGTTGAAGGACAAGGCCGCGGGGCTGAAAACGATCTCTGTCATTTGTCTGGGATCCGCCTTATTTTCCATTCTGTCGCTTAAGATCACCGGGCCCTATGCAGATGGTGCCCGTATTGCTTCTTATGTCGTCAGCGGGATCGGTTTCCTGGGTGCAGGGGTGATCTTTAAAGATGGGATCAATGTTTCCGGTCTTACCACGGCCAGTGTGATCTGGATGGCGGCTGCGGTAGGGATGTCGATCGGGTTTGGGAAGATCTATCTCGCAGCGATCTTTTTAGGCACCTGTCTGCTGATCGTATATACCGGCCGGTACCTGAACCTGGCCCTTTTCTCCGGGAAAACAAGCCGTACTCTCCGGATCGTGTTGCTGCACAATAATACGGCGATCAAAGATGAGATCATACGGCAGCTGAAACCCTATATCTCCCGGCTGGAGCAGGTAAAACTGGAATCCTTCCCCGAAAAAATGGTCGTATCCCTGAACCTGATGATCCCCACAAAAAAGCTGGCACAGCTGGAAGCCTACCTGGTAAGTGAGCACCGGATCGAAAGTTTTGAATTATAG
- a CDS encoding DNA gyrase/topoisomerase IV subunit A, with translation MKDDRTTQEGELEENEVTGLQGQFKTWFLDYASYVILERAVPAIEDGLKPVQRRILHSMKQMDDGRLHKVANIVGQTMSYHPHGDMSIRDALVNLGQKDLLIDTQGNWGNIETGDDAAASRYIEARLSKFALEVAFNAKTTDWQLSYDGRNNEPIALPMKFPLLLAQGAEGIAVGLSTKILPHNFVELIDASIRYLRGKKFELYPDFQTGGMIDVADYNNGKRGGKVKVRAHIEELDKKTLLIKSVPYGVTTDQLIESIVKANDQGKIKIKKVTDNTAANVEVQVDLAPGISPDITMDALYKFTSCEISISPNACVIVDKRPQFLSVPDLLKISADNTKDLLQKELEIRLGELNEKWHYTSLEKIFFEEKIYKELEKKHETWEKVIAAIDKAFVPFKKLLKRDVTREDILKLTEKPVRRIYRLDIDELIAQIKGLEAEIKQVKHDLAHLVDFAVTYFENLLTKFGKGRERKTEIRQFEVIEARNVVIANAKLYMDRSGGFIGTGLKKDEFLFECSDLDDIIVFTKRGIMKVIKVSDKTFVGKDILHAAVFLKNDERTTYNMVYVDGKTGMSYAKRFNVTGITRDKVYDLTKGDDKSKVHYFTVNPNGEAEVVKITLSPSSSARIKELDFYFEELAIKGRSSMGNQVTKYPIKSVKFKEAGRATLSGRKLWFDDKFGRLSAEEKGQYLGMFEPDDRILVLYTDGYYEITDQEMTQKFDADKVLLIERFDPEKIITAVYVDKKQLQFNVKRFKIETSTLKNKFLFIKEGDGNYLECATTMPEPVLMVQSGKGSQIRSAKFKLAKMTDVMGWKAVGAKLTDYNKSVVMEWVENEKPTNQQELF, from the coding sequence ATGAAAGACGATAGAACAACACAAGAAGGAGAACTGGAAGAAAACGAAGTGACCGGATTGCAGGGCCAATTTAAGACCTGGTTCCTGGACTATGCTTCCTATGTGATTTTAGAGCGGGCGGTGCCTGCCATTGAAGACGGATTAAAGCCCGTACAGCGGCGGATCCTGCATTCCATGAAGCAAATGGATGACGGTCGCCTTCATAAAGTAGCCAATATTGTAGGACAAACCATGTCCTATCACCCGCACGGGGATATGAGTATCCGGGATGCCCTGGTAAACCTTGGGCAAAAGGATCTCCTGATCGATACCCAGGGTAACTGGGGAAATATCGAGACGGGGGATGATGCCGCAGCATCAAGGTATATCGAGGCCCGCCTGAGCAAATTTGCGCTGGAAGTGGCGTTTAACGCCAAAACAACCGACTGGCAGCTGAGCTATGATGGAAGGAACAACGAACCCATCGCACTGCCGATGAAGTTTCCCTTGCTGCTGGCCCAGGGAGCTGAAGGGATCGCCGTGGGATTATCAACAAAGATCCTGCCCCACAATTTTGTCGAACTGATCGATGCATCCATCAGGTACCTGCGGGGAAAGAAATTTGAATTGTATCCCGATTTTCAGACAGGCGGAATGATTGATGTGGCGGACTACAACAACGGAAAAAGGGGTGGCAAGGTAAAAGTACGCGCGCATATTGAAGAGCTGGATAAAAAAACACTGCTGATCAAAAGCGTTCCTTACGGCGTTACCACCGATCAGCTGATCGAGTCGATCGTAAAGGCCAACGACCAGGGAAAGATCAAGATCAAAAAAGTTACGGATAACACGGCTGCAAATGTAGAAGTGCAGGTAGACCTGGCACCGGGCATTTCCCCGGACATCACCATGGATGCTTTGTATAAATTTACCTCCTGCGAAATTTCTATTTCCCCCAACGCCTGTGTGATCGTGGATAAACGGCCGCAGTTCCTTTCGGTGCCGGATCTGCTGAAGATCTCGGCAGACAATACCAAGGACCTGCTGCAAAAAGAACTGGAGATCCGGCTGGGTGAACTCAATGAGAAATGGCATTATACGTCCCTGGAGAAGATCTTCTTTGAAGAAAAGATCTATAAGGAGCTGGAGAAGAAACACGAGACCTGGGAAAAAGTTATTGCAGCGATCGACAAGGCATTTGTTCCGTTTAAAAAGTTATTGAAACGGGATGTTACCCGTGAGGATATCCTTAAGCTGACCGAAAAACCGGTGCGCCGGATCTATCGTCTGGATATTGATGAACTGATCGCACAGATTAAGGGCCTGGAAGCGGAGATCAAACAGGTGAAGCACGACCTGGCACACCTGGTAGACTTTGCAGTGACTTATTTTGAGAACCTGCTGACCAAGTTCGGTAAGGGACGCGAACGTAAAACCGAGATCAGACAATTTGAAGTGATCGAGGCCCGGAATGTAGTGATCGCGAATGCCAAATTATACATGGACCGTTCCGGCGGCTTTATCGGAACCGGACTGAAGAAGGATGAGTTCCTGTTCGAATGCTCCGACCTGGATGATATCATTGTGTTTACAAAACGGGGCATCATGAAGGTGATCAAGGTATCCGACAAAACCTTTGTGGGTAAGGATATCCTGCATGCTGCGGTCTTTTTGAAGAATGATGAGCGTACCACCTATAATATGGTGTATGTGGATGGTAAAACCGGAATGAGCTATGCCAAGCGTTTTAATGTAACCGGTATCACGCGCGATAAAGTATATGATCTTACCAAGGGGGATGATAAAAGCAAAGTGCATTACTTTACCGTAAATCCCAACGGGGAAGCGGAAGTGGTAAAGATCACACTGAGTCCGAGCTCCAGCGCGCGGATCAAAGAACTGGATTTTTATTTTGAGGAACTGGCCATCAAGGGACGCAGCAGCATGGGAAACCAGGTAACCAAATATCCCATCAAATCAGTAAAATTCAAAGAGGCGGGCAGGGCCACGCTGAGCGGGCGGAAACTATGGTTCGACGATAAGTTCGGCCGGTTGAGTGCAGAGGAAAAAGGCCAGTACCTGGGTATGTTTGAGCCGGATGACCGCATCCTGGTGCTTTATACGGATGGCTATTATGAAATAACCGACCAGGAGATGACGCAGAAGTTTGATGCGGATAAAGTGTTGCTGATCGAGCGGTTTGATCCGGAAAAGATCATTACGGCGGTTTATGTCGATAAAAAGCAATTGCAGTTTAATGTAAAGCGCTTTAAGATCGAAACGTCCACATTGAAGAATAAATTCCTGTTTATAAAAGAAGGAGACGGCAACTACCTGGAGTGTGCTACCACCATGCCGGAACCGGTACTGATGGTGCAAAGCGGTAAGGGAAGCCAGATCCGGAGCGCGAAGTTCAAGCTGGCAAAAATGACCGATGTAATGGGCTGGAAGGCAGTGGGAGCAAAGCTGACCGACTATAACAAATCGGTGGTAATGGAATGGGTGGAGAACGAGAAACCAACCAATCAGCAGGAATTGTTCTAA